One window of the Terriglobales bacterium genome contains the following:
- a CDS encoding bifunctional nuclease family protein: protein MEVEMKIRGLMMDPVTNMPIVILKDTSGDAVLPIWVGIYEANAIALEIEKVTTPRPMTHDLIKNVLVGLDTSVRKVVVNDLREDTFYAVIWLEHEGRIISIDSRPSDALALALRLDCPIYVEEEVLRSSKLASAVSDKVSSEELRRWLENLNDEDLGRYKM, encoded by the coding sequence ATGGAAGTCGAAATGAAGATCCGGGGTTTGATGATGGATCCGGTCACCAACATGCCCATTGTGATCCTGAAGGATACCTCCGGCGACGCCGTGCTCCCCATCTGGGTCGGAATCTACGAGGCCAACGCCATCGCGCTTGAAATCGAGAAGGTCACCACGCCGCGGCCCATGACCCACGACCTGATCAAGAACGTCCTGGTGGGTTTGGACACCAGCGTCCGCAAAGTGGTAGTGAACGACCTGCGCGAAGACACCTTCTATGCCGTCATCTGGCTGGAGCATGAGGGGCGCATCATCAGCATTGACTCGCGGCCCTCGGATGCCCTGGCCCTGGCCCTGCGCCTGGACTGTCCGATTTACGTGGAAGAAGAAGTACTGCGCTCCTCCAAGCTGGCTAGCGCCGTCTCCGACAAGGTCTCCAGCGAAGAACTCCGTCGCTGGCTGGAAAACCTGAATGACGAGGACCTGGGCCGCTACAAGATGTGA
- a CDS encoding STAS domain-containing protein, translating to MDINVRKFADVFVVQLRGDLKIGDAVDGFRQTLEDLLNGGDSRIVVNIAQVPMIDSSGIGVLVRSLTSAKQRGGSLKLVSPSKLAMQTLKIVGLLNLFEIFDDEEAAVQSYR from the coding sequence TTGGACATCAACGTTCGGAAGTTCGCCGATGTGTTCGTAGTGCAGCTCCGCGGTGACCTCAAGATCGGCGACGCCGTGGATGGCTTTCGCCAGACACTGGAAGACTTGCTGAACGGTGGCGACAGCCGCATCGTGGTCAACATCGCCCAGGTCCCCATGATCGACTCCAGTGGCATCGGTGTGCTGGTGCGCTCGCTCACCTCGGCCAAACAGCGCGGGGGGTCGCTCAAGCTCGTGAGCCCTTCCAAGCTCGCCATGCAGACCCTGAAGATCGTCGGCTTGCTCAACCTGTTCGAGATCTTCGATGACGAAGAAGCCGCCGTCCAATCCTACCGATAG
- a CDS encoding efflux RND transporter periplasmic adaptor subunit, with amino-acid sequence MATQRSGYAIPYADLATALLATSEVAPRARLLAEQAANVVPGAAVVIYILDEDGAWAPKATVGEVAYEDAAIEFGAGTLGQMAERNEAVLFTGSQLPRESYAHLNVRRTVVSLAAIPLVAEERLVGAMEVLSFEEPISDAAAGALVELGQFAALGLAAGVAYENERNTQLQSITRITQMYDLEKVFNATLEMEELLPVITSKFQEVMNVQAVNLWLVEDEALVLMSRAGDDAAYELEARQATGEGIVAEVADSGEGVCISSADDERLRKRNARVEEGKGAFSIVAAPIIHQDSVVGVAEAVNKTDGTPFDEDDLFLLTTICETAANALHNAELLQAERKVEILELLVQVSQEITSTLNLDRVLQTIVNGTQAVIPFERAALALDEHGKLRLRAISGMTEETVDLSLPHVAALNEILQWASATQEEIYVRQHGEEIDEPREETRAKFQEYFRKTGARAFHALPLTDDSGRVGILSFESSDPDFLTPAHLEIIKVLAGQATVALRNAQMYKEVPFIGVLEPVLEKKRKFMALEQRRRKAILMLAGAVLAFLVVVPLPMRVDGNATVAPVRRAKIQSEVEGVVGKVYVREGDAVTRGTILADLEDWNYRSALAGAEAKYQTAVAEMNRALAANDGTEAGNQRIQADFWASEVARARERLERTHLRSPIDGVVATPYVENFTGRHLEPGDEFAEVVDASHATVDLAIDERDVALLEAGHRASLKLDSFPTSTFSGRVTVVSPQGEAKEEGRMFYARIDVPNPDGRLRPGMQGRGKVWVGWRQAGYVFFRRPAMWAWSKLWSWVGW; translated from the coding sequence ATGGCGACGCAACGGTCCGGCTACGCGATTCCCTACGCCGACCTGGCCACTGCCTTACTAGCCACGAGTGAGGTCGCTCCGCGGGCCCGGCTGCTGGCCGAGCAGGCTGCCAACGTCGTGCCCGGGGCGGCGGTGGTGATCTACATCCTGGATGAGGATGGCGCGTGGGCGCCGAAGGCCACGGTTGGCGAAGTGGCCTACGAGGACGCCGCCATCGAGTTCGGCGCGGGGACCCTGGGTCAGATGGCGGAACGAAACGAGGCAGTGCTCTTCACCGGTTCCCAACTGCCGCGCGAGTCGTATGCCCACCTCAACGTGCGCCGCACCGTGGTTTCCCTGGCGGCGATTCCCCTGGTGGCCGAGGAACGGCTCGTGGGCGCCATGGAAGTGCTGAGTTTCGAGGAGCCCATCAGCGATGCGGCCGCAGGAGCGCTGGTCGAACTGGGACAGTTCGCGGCACTCGGGCTGGCTGCCGGCGTGGCTTACGAGAACGAGCGCAACACGCAGTTGCAATCCATCACCCGCATCACCCAGATGTACGACCTGGAAAAGGTCTTCAATGCCACGCTGGAGATGGAGGAACTGCTTCCCGTCATCACGTCCAAGTTCCAGGAAGTGATGAATGTACAGGCGGTGAACCTGTGGCTGGTCGAGGATGAAGCCCTGGTCCTGATGAGCCGGGCCGGTGACGATGCCGCCTACGAGCTGGAGGCCCGGCAGGCGACGGGCGAAGGGATCGTGGCCGAGGTGGCCGACTCCGGCGAAGGCGTGTGCATCAGTTCCGCCGACGATGAACGATTGCGAAAACGCAATGCCCGGGTGGAGGAAGGCAAAGGTGCGTTTTCCATCGTGGCGGCTCCCATCATTCACCAGGATTCCGTGGTGGGCGTGGCCGAAGCCGTCAACAAGACCGACGGGACGCCCTTCGACGAGGACGACCTGTTCCTGCTCACGACGATCTGCGAGACGGCGGCCAACGCCCTGCACAATGCCGAGCTGCTGCAGGCCGAGCGCAAGGTCGAGATCCTGGAACTGCTGGTGCAGGTAAGCCAGGAGATCACCTCCACGCTGAACCTGGACCGCGTGCTGCAGACCATCGTCAACGGCACGCAAGCGGTGATTCCGTTCGAGCGCGCAGCTCTGGCGCTGGATGAGCACGGGAAGCTGCGCCTGCGCGCCATCTCAGGCATGACCGAGGAGACCGTCGATCTTTCCCTGCCCCACGTGGCCGCGTTGAACGAAATCCTGCAATGGGCGTCGGCGACGCAGGAGGAGATCTACGTGCGGCAACACGGGGAAGAAATCGATGAGCCGCGCGAGGAGACCCGGGCCAAGTTCCAGGAATATTTCCGCAAGACGGGCGCGCGCGCATTCCATGCGCTTCCCCTCACCGACGATTCCGGCCGGGTCGGCATTCTCTCGTTCGAGAGCAGCGACCCGGATTTCCTGACGCCGGCGCACCTGGAGATCATCAAGGTGCTGGCGGGCCAGGCGACGGTCGCCCTGCGCAACGCCCAGATGTACAAGGAAGTCCCCTTCATCGGGGTGCTGGAGCCGGTGCTGGAGAAGAAGCGAAAGTTTATGGCACTGGAGCAGCGTCGCCGCAAGGCGATACTCATGCTGGCGGGAGCTGTCCTGGCATTCCTCGTTGTGGTGCCGCTTCCGATGCGGGTGGATGGGAACGCAACCGTCGCACCGGTGCGCCGGGCCAAGATCCAGTCCGAGGTCGAAGGCGTGGTCGGCAAGGTGTACGTGCGAGAAGGAGATGCAGTCACGCGTGGCACCATCCTGGCCGATCTGGAGGACTGGAACTACCGTTCGGCGCTGGCGGGCGCGGAAGCCAAGTATCAGACAGCCGTAGCGGAGATGAACCGCGCTCTGGCGGCCAACGACGGCACGGAAGCCGGCAACCAGCGAATCCAGGCGGATTTCTGGGCCTCCGAGGTGGCTCGCGCCCGCGAGCGTCTCGAGCGGACGCATTTGCGCTCGCCCATCGACGGCGTGGTGGCCACGCCCTACGTGGAGAACTTTACCGGCCGGCACCTGGAGCCAGGGGATGAATTCGCCGAAGTGGTGGACGCCTCTCATGCCACAGTGGATCTCGCCATTGACGAGCGCGACGTGGCCCTGCTCGAAGCCGGCCATCGCGCCTCGCTGAAGCTGGACAGTTTCCCCACCAGCACGTTCAGCGGGCGCGTAACCGTGGTCAGCCCGCAAGGCGAGGCCAAGGAAGAAGGGCGGATGTTCTATGCCCGCATCGATGTGCCCAACCCGGACGGCAGGCTGCGTCCCGGTATGCAAGGCCGGGGCAAGGTGTGGGTGGGCTGGCGGCAGGCCGGCTACGTGTTCTTCCGTCGTCCGGCGATGTGGGCCTGGTCAAAACTGTGGTCGTGGGTTGGATGGTAG
- the miaB gene encoding tRNA (N6-isopentenyl adenosine(37)-C2)-methylthiotransferase MiaB: MAVSGEKTFYLETFGCQMNVHDSEKVVGTLLSQGYRQVESVEQAGLVLYNTCSIRDKAEQKVFHRLADFRRLAAEGKTFGVLGCVAQQEGEKIFERAPHVSLVAGSASYPNLPQMLVQIEAGKRRVTGLDDRQTSETFETEFTARSNPHRGYITIIEGCDKFCAFCVVPYTRGKERSRTSGSVLAEARRMADAGYTEIQLLGQNVNSYRDPSGRMTFAELLAAVGGIPGVRRVRFTTSHPRDFTRDIVEAIDSVPTLCDHVHLPVQSGSTRLLRAMLRQYTREEYLERIAWMRAARRPISITTDVIVGFPGETEQDFEQTLSLLDQVGYDGVFSFKYSPRPNTPAVSMPDSIPEPEKARRLAVLQEHQRAIQIRNYQKHIGEILEVMVEGHNESRGQIIGRSSQNKTVNFTTTAPIRPAPGAYVKARVTQSFPNSLAGEMVV, from the coding sequence ATGGCAGTGAGCGGCGAAAAGACCTTTTACCTCGAGACTTTCGGGTGTCAGATGAACGTCCACGACTCCGAAAAGGTCGTGGGCACTCTGTTGTCCCAGGGCTACCGCCAGGTAGAGAGCGTCGAGCAAGCGGGCCTGGTGCTGTACAACACCTGCTCCATCCGCGATAAGGCCGAGCAGAAGGTCTTCCATCGTCTGGCCGATTTCCGCCGCCTGGCGGCAGAGGGCAAGACCTTCGGCGTCCTGGGCTGCGTGGCGCAGCAGGAAGGCGAGAAGATCTTCGAGCGTGCTCCGCACGTGTCCCTGGTCGCCGGGTCCGCCTCCTACCCCAACCTGCCGCAAATGCTGGTGCAAATCGAGGCAGGGAAGCGGCGCGTCACCGGCCTCGACGACCGCCAAACCAGCGAAACCTTCGAGACCGAATTCACCGCGCGCTCCAATCCCCACCGCGGCTACATCACCATCATCGAGGGCTGTGACAAGTTCTGTGCCTTCTGCGTCGTGCCCTATACGCGGGGCAAGGAGCGCAGCCGGACCTCAGGATCTGTGTTGGCGGAAGCGCGCCGTATGGCGGACGCTGGATACACCGAGATCCAGTTGCTGGGGCAGAACGTCAATTCCTACCGCGATCCCTCCGGTCGGATGACCTTCGCAGAGCTGCTGGCTGCCGTGGGGGGAATTCCCGGCGTACGGCGCGTTCGCTTCACTACCTCGCACCCGCGCGATTTCACGCGCGATATCGTCGAGGCCATCGACTCCGTTCCCACGCTCTGCGATCACGTGCACCTGCCGGTGCAGAGCGGCTCCACGCGCTTGCTGCGCGCCATGCTGCGGCAGTACACCCGCGAGGAGTATCTGGAGCGCATCGCCTGGATGCGCGCCGCCCGGCGTCCGATCAGCATCACTACCGACGTCATCGTCGGCTTTCCGGGGGAGACCGAGCAGGACTTCGAGCAGACGCTCAGCCTCCTTGACCAGGTGGGCTACGACGGCGTGTTCTCCTTCAAGTACTCGCCCCGGCCCAACACCCCGGCTGTCTCCATGCCCGACTCCATCCCCGAGCCCGAGAAGGCGCGCCGGTTGGCCGTCCTGCAGGAGCATCAGAGGGCCATCCAGATACGCAATTATCAAAAGCACATCGGAGAGATCCTCGAAGTGATGGTTGAGGGTCACAACGAGAGCCGCGGGCAGATCATCGGCCGCAGCTCGCAGAATAAGACCGTGAATTTCACCACCACAGCGCCCATTCGTCCTGCCCCTGGGGCATATGTGAAGGCACGGGTGACTCAGAGTTTTCCTAACAGTCTGGCGGGAGAAATGGTAGTCTAG
- a CDS encoding HAD family hydrolase, with the protein MQRKTGGTGRRPLISVVIFDLDDTLYDCLGQRVRAAHYQAARAMARAGVPASARAIHRVRLRAFERDPRLEPIDREVCRHFGIPFSARLHQVARRAFFQTPVRRLHLFPGVRTLLRTLHRRGVRIFIASYGHPPTQHAKVRSLGLDREPAVERIFFADTNKTVTKEQLFKRLLETVERDPRRFLVVGDRPSSEIGAGNRHGMHTVRVRHGEFSKLEPEGPDETPDFELRRVTDILKLPFRFGA; encoded by the coding sequence TTGCAGCGGAAGACCGGAGGCACTGGCCGGCGGCCGCTCATCAGCGTAGTCATCTTTGACCTCGACGACACGCTCTATGATTGCCTTGGGCAGCGCGTGCGCGCCGCCCATTACCAGGCCGCCCGCGCCATGGCCCGGGCGGGCGTGCCCGCTTCGGCGCGTGCCATTCATCGTGTGCGCCTGCGGGCGTTCGAGCGCGATCCCCGCCTGGAGCCCATCGACCGGGAAGTGTGCCGCCACTTCGGCATCCCTTTCAGCGCCCGGCTGCATCAGGTCGCGCGCCGGGCTTTCTTCCAGACACCGGTCCGTCGCCTGCATCTGTTTCCCGGGGTGCGAACCTTGCTGCGAACGCTCCACCGGCGCGGAGTCCGCATCTTCATTGCCAGCTACGGCCATCCACCCACGCAGCACGCCAAAGTGCGGTCTTTAGGGTTGGACCGCGAGCCCGCGGTCGAGCGCATCTTCTTCGCCGATACCAACAAGACCGTCACCAAGGAACAGTTGTTCAAACGGCTGCTGGAAACCGTGGAGCGCGATCCACGGCGTTTTCTGGTAGTGGGCGACCGGCCCTCGAGCGAGATCGGGGCAGGGAACCGCCATGGCATGCATACCGTCCGCGTGCGCCATGGAGAGTTCAGCAAGCTGGAACCGGAAGGCCCCGACGAGACGCCGGATTTCGAGCTTCGGCGCGTCACCGACATTCTGAAACTGCCCTTTCGTTTCGGGGCCTGA
- a CDS encoding efflux RND transporter periplasmic adaptor subunit, producing the protein MQESKNGSRVLPGVVMLVACGLVLAGCSSSGSKPSTPAGSSPAQPASAAPVPAQASPPATTFVASGPLVVENQVDVAARREGVVAQLLADVGTPVRAGQVLGRLDDRQLLADMDMARARIAQIQANVENWEAEVKVLEADRERAEKMWEAQLITKQDLDHARFKLVADQFELQREREALKSVTAQARSIELELEKTRIVAPFNGVVARRYVRVGQKVALGDRLFWVTAVAPLRVKVALPEQFVSKVRSGTEVTVTPAYSPESKYTARVLRVSPVVDPSSGTIEVLAELEGAVDALKPGMTVNVLFDAGP; encoded by the coding sequence ATGCAGGAATCCAAGAATGGATCGCGGGTGCTCCCGGGAGTTGTGATGCTGGTCGCATGTGGGCTGGTGCTCGCAGGTTGCAGCAGCAGCGGGTCGAAACCCTCAACACCGGCGGGATCCTCTCCGGCCCAGCCGGCGAGCGCGGCTCCGGTGCCGGCGCAAGCGTCGCCACCGGCGACCACCTTCGTCGCCTCCGGACCCCTGGTGGTGGAGAACCAGGTCGACGTTGCTGCCCGCCGTGAAGGGGTGGTAGCGCAGCTTCTGGCCGATGTGGGCACCCCGGTTCGGGCAGGCCAGGTTCTGGGCCGGCTTGATGACCGCCAACTTCTGGCGGACATGGACATGGCCCGGGCGCGAATCGCCCAGATCCAGGCCAACGTGGAAAACTGGGAGGCTGAGGTCAAGGTGCTGGAGGCCGACCGCGAGCGTGCCGAAAAGATGTGGGAGGCGCAGCTCATCACCAAGCAGGACCTCGACCATGCGCGCTTCAAGCTGGTGGCCGATCAGTTCGAGTTGCAGCGCGAGCGTGAGGCCTTGAAGAGCGTGACTGCGCAGGCGCGTTCCATCGAACTGGAACTCGAAAAGACACGCATCGTAGCTCCTTTCAACGGCGTGGTGGCCCGCCGGTACGTGCGTGTAGGCCAGAAGGTCGCCCTCGGCGACCGGCTGTTCTGGGTGACTGCGGTGGCCCCCTTGCGGGTGAAGGTCGCGTTGCCGGAGCAGTTCGTCAGCAAGGTGAGATCGGGCACCGAAGTGACGGTGACACCAGCCTACTCGCCAGAGTCGAAGTACACGGCGCGCGTGCTCCGGGTGAGCCCGGTCGTCGATCCCTCCAGCGGCACCATCGAAGTGCTGGCAGAACTGGAAGGCGCGGTGGATGCGCTGAAGCCCGGAATGACGGTCAACGTGCTCTTCGATGCCGGGCCATGA
- the truB gene encoding tRNA pseudouridine(55) synthase TruB has product MNGVLVVDKPGGMTSHDVVARVRRILGERSVGHLGTLDPMATGVLPLLIGRMTRLAQFYQGCEKTYEGEVRLGFATDTYDAEGTPSGPAAEWYGTIEEVKEAARRFVGFIEQVPPPFSAKKVAGVPAYKLARKQKPVELKPVTVEVREFEITGLEGDRVSFWARVTSGTYLRSVAHDLGRALGVGGHLARLRRTSVGEFGLEDAQTLEQVQEAAATGEVETVMVHPRRILPQFPAVTANGESAARIRHGNAVNLPEMSRARQVKVFVGQSELIAIATRVAGTLFHPKVVLVGGESGERHQG; this is encoded by the coding sequence ATGAATGGCGTGCTGGTGGTGGACAAGCCGGGCGGGATGACGTCGCATGACGTGGTGGCCCGGGTGCGGCGCATCCTGGGAGAGCGTTCTGTGGGGCACCTGGGCACGCTCGATCCGATGGCAACCGGCGTGCTGCCGTTGCTGATTGGACGGATGACCCGGCTGGCGCAGTTCTACCAGGGGTGCGAGAAGACGTACGAGGGCGAGGTGCGGCTGGGGTTCGCGACCGACACCTATGACGCCGAAGGAACGCCGAGCGGGCCGGCGGCGGAGTGGTACGGGACCATCGAAGAGGTGAAGGAGGCGGCGCGGCGGTTCGTGGGATTCATCGAGCAGGTGCCGCCGCCGTTTTCGGCGAAGAAGGTGGCGGGTGTGCCCGCGTATAAGCTAGCCCGGAAGCAGAAGCCGGTGGAGCTGAAGCCGGTCACGGTGGAGGTCCGGGAATTCGAGATTACGGGGCTGGAGGGTGACCGGGTCTCATTCTGGGCGCGGGTGACGTCCGGCACCTATCTGCGCTCGGTAGCCCATGACCTGGGCCGCGCGCTGGGCGTGGGAGGACATCTGGCCAGGTTGCGGCGGACCTCGGTGGGGGAGTTCGGACTTGAGGACGCACAGACTCTGGAGCAGGTCCAGGAGGCGGCTGCGACCGGGGAAGTGGAGACGGTGATGGTCCACCCACGGCGCATTCTGCCTCAATTTCCCGCGGTGACGGCGAACGGCGAGAGCGCGGCTCGAATCCGGCATGGGAACGCCGTGAACCTGCCGGAGATGTCCCGGGCCAGGCAGGTCAAGGTCTTCGTGGGGCAGAGCGAGCTGATTGCCATCGCCACCCGGGTTGCGGGCACGCTCTTTCATCCCAAGGTGGTATTGGTGGGCGGCGAAAGCGGTGAGCGGCACCAAGGATAA
- a CDS encoding rhomboid family intramembrane serine protease codes for MIPLRDDAPCFRTPFITYLLLALNVLVFLFEISLEPGTRMNFLFQFGVVPAQVTAPLRGALQASATTSLVPLATSMFLHASWLHLLSNMLALWIFGDNVEDYLGHFSFLLFYLASGVAASLIHVFFNLSSDVPSVGASGAIAGVMGAYFLLFPSSRVLTLVPFFFVFFTWLPAWLVLGYWFVVQFLSGAATSIAYSHQTAGGIAFWAHVGGFLAGVTLIKLFGRRPPRYRHQGW; via the coding sequence ATGATCCCGCTGCGCGACGACGCCCCCTGTTTCCGCACGCCGTTCATCACCTATCTGCTGCTGGCTCTGAACGTCCTGGTGTTCCTCTTCGAAATTTCTCTGGAGCCCGGTACGCGGATGAACTTCCTGTTTCAGTTCGGCGTTGTGCCTGCGCAGGTCACCGCGCCGCTGCGGGGCGCGCTGCAAGCCAGCGCCACCACGTCCCTGGTGCCCCTGGCCACCTCCATGTTCCTGCACGCCTCCTGGCTCCACCTGCTCTCCAACATGCTGGCGTTGTGGATCTTCGGCGACAACGTCGAGGACTACCTGGGCCACTTCTCTTTCCTGCTCTTCTACCTCGCCAGCGGGGTCGCCGCATCCCTGATCCACGTGTTCTTCAATCTTTCCTCAGACGTACCCAGCGTCGGCGCAAGCGGCGCCATTGCCGGCGTTATGGGCGCCTACTTTCTGCTGTTTCCTTCGTCGCGCGTGCTGACGCTGGTTCCCTTCTTCTTCGTGTTTTTCACCTGGCTGCCCGCGTGGCTGGTGCTGGGATACTGGTTCGTGGTGCAGTTCCTGAGCGGCGCGGCCACCTCCATCGCCTACTCCCATCAGACCGCCGGCGGCATCGCCTTCTGGGCTCACGTAGGCGGATTCCTCGCGGGCGTCACCCTCATCAAGCTCTTCGGACGCCGCCCGCCGCGCTATCGCCACCAGGGCTGGTAG